From Caldicellulosiruptor hydrothermalis 108, a single genomic window includes:
- a CDS encoding GNAT family N-acetyltransferase has translation MIRKLSNADFETLMDFVRKEKEWNIFIIGDILSFGFDSPVVEVWGEFDIVSGNLKAVLLRYRRDLIFYSDSDSWDIDSFCNIILTTKCKVLSGKKDVIMPFLKALNVLNKREQLFMKLDSSVDKNKLSLSQEEFEKVKVINKDNLEENLDKLELIVYLYQSIEEFLNPSTFEQLRQDVLMGRSRIYYIEEDGMVVSSARTGSEIADMAMVLSVCTMHEYRSRGYATICMKRLCSDLIKEGKSLCLFCDNPKAANIYRKIGFQQIGTWVTLGL, from the coding sequence ATGATAAGAAAACTCTCAAATGCTGATTTTGAAACTCTTATGGATTTTGTCCGAAAGGAAAAAGAGTGGAATATTTTTATAATTGGCGATATCTTGAGTTTTGGTTTTGACTCACCGGTTGTTGAGGTTTGGGGAGAATTTGATATAGTATCTGGAAATTTAAAAGCAGTTCTTCTTCGCTATCGCAGAGATTTGATTTTCTATTCAGATTCTGACAGCTGGGACATTGACTCATTTTGTAACATAATACTTACAACAAAGTGCAAAGTTCTTTCTGGCAAAAAGGATGTTATTATGCCGTTTTTGAAAGCATTGAATGTGCTTAATAAAAGAGAACAACTTTTTATGAAACTTGACAGCAGTGTAGATAAGAATAAATTATCACTTTCTCAGGAAGAATTTGAAAAGGTCAAGGTAATAAATAAGGATAATTTAGAAGAAAACCTTGACAAGCTTGAACTGATAGTATACTTATATCAGTCTATAGAAGAATTTTTAAATCCTTCAACATTTGAACAGCTAAGACAGGATGTTTTGATGGGAAGAAGCAGGATATATTATATAGAAGAAGATGGAATGGTTGTATCATCTGCGCGGACAGGTTCAGAAATTGCAGACATGGCAATGGTTTTAAGTGTTTGCACAATGCACGAGTATCGTTCAAGAGGATATGCTACTATTTGCATGAAAAGACTTTGCAGTGATTTGATAAAAGAAGGAAAGTCACTTTGTTTGTTTTGTGATAACCCTAAAGCTGCTAATATATACAGAAAAATTGGTTTTCAGCAGATTGGCACGTGGGTAACATTGGGATTATAG